A single Anopheles funestus chromosome 2RL, idAnoFuneDA-416_04, whole genome shotgun sequence DNA region contains:
- the LOC125763023 gene encoding RNA pseudouridylate synthase domain-containing protein 1-like, whose translation MIDEIVDRIVQFFSTGLVEKIIKAFLVLCDRFVNFILSLCEGNNYKKKDETVDVLYTSGNFLVINKKHDLLINSNDTKKKTVQTIMRKQFPEYVQDNLTHDFYFAHRLDFATSGILCIPLNKNACKEVCQVFEEQRARKYYLALLRGHTDFDEEVIDIAIGEDVRFKDTSKKMCTILEDELCQNPRRSITKVLVLDRGYYNGKPVTKVLLRPITGRRHQLRLHCSQIGHVIVGDYTYSLKIDTSPPRMFLHAFRLVLPNTIENLDIQTDDPFTEKALKYKWKVVEQVNSIANAFDIIDSF comes from the exons ATGATAGATGAAATCGTAGATCGTATTGTTCAGTTCTTTTCCACTGGACTGGtggaaaaaatcattaaagctTTTCTAGTTCTATGCGATCGGTTCGTGAACTTCATTTTGTCCCTGTGTGAGGGTAACAATTACAAGAAGAAGGACGAAACGGTTGATGTGCTCTATACCAGCGGCAACTTCTTGGTGATTAACAAAAAGCATGATTTACTGATTAATTCAAATGACACTAAAAAG AAAACTGTTCAGACGATCATGCGAAAACAGTTTCCCGAGTACGTACAGGATAACTTAACACATGATTTCTATTTTGCCCATCGGTTGGACTTTGCCACCAGTGGAATACTGTGCATTCCGCTGAACAAAAACGCTTGCAAAGAGGTTTGTCAAGTGTTTGAGGAGCAACGGGCCAGAAAATACTATTTAGCTTTACTCCGCGGGCATACCGATTTTGATGAGGAAGTGATTGACATAGCAATAG GCGAAGATGTGCGATTCAAGGATACgagcaaaaaaatgtgtacaatCCTCGAGGATGAACTATGCCAAAATCCACGCCGCAGTATAACGAAGGTACTGGTGCTAGATAGAGGCTACTACAATGGGAAGCCCGTCACCAAAGTGCTTTTACGGCCAATCACTGGTCGACGGCATCAGCTGCGACTGCACTGCTCGCAGATCGGTCACGTGATCGTGGGAGACTACACGTACAGTCTGAAAATCGACACATCACCCCCGCGGATGTTTCTGCACGCGTTTCGTCTCGTGCTGCCGAATACGATCGAAAACCTAGACATCCAGACGGACGATCCGTTCACGGAGAAAGCGCTCAAGTACAAATGGAAGGTGGTTGAGCAGGTAAACAGCATTGCGAACGCGTTCGACATCATCGACTCATTTTAA
- the LOC125763024 gene encoding phosphoglycerate mutase 2-like isoform X2 — MHKATYSVTFVRHGESEWNKMNLFCGWHDVGLSEEGEWDALEVSAAALKRETMCFDIAFTSCLRRANQTLDIILKELNLSEIPVRQLWRLNERHYGALTGFNKRQMADIYGEEQVQVWRRSFNVPPPAIEPTNPYYHAIKSNPRLRHINENDFPSTETLETTMERVVPEWTDSIIPEVRAGKRVLVVAHGTSLRGLVKHIQDADIMKFNLPNSIPFIIDFDESMKMVGGIRFLANDETVLKAMEKVASIGGK; from the exons ATGCACAAAGCAACGTACAGTGTTACCTTCGTTCGCCATGGCGAAAGCGAATGGAATAAGATGAACCTTTTCTGCGGCTGGCACGACGTAGGCCTCAGCGAGGAAG GTGAATGGGACGCCCTGGAAGTGTCGGCCGCCGCACTGAAGCGAGAAACCATGTGTTTCGATATCGCATTCACTTCCTGCCTGCGCCGTGCTAACCAAACGTTGGACATTATCCTGAAGGAGCTGAACCTGAGCGAAATTCCGGTCCGGCAGCTGTGGCGCCTAAACGAACGTCACTACGGTGCACTGACCGGTTTCAACAAACGGCAGATGGCCGATATCTACGGTGAGGAACAGGTGCAGGTGTGGCGCCGTAGTTTCAACGTACCACCACCGGCCATCGAACCGACCAATCCGTATTACCATGCAATCAAGAGCAATCCCCGGTTGCGGCACATCAACGAGAATGATTTCCCATCGACCGAGACACTCGAAACAACCATGGAGCGGGTCGTGCCAGAGTGGACGGACTCCATCATACCGGAGGTTCGCGCTGGCAAGCGTGTGCTAGTGGTGGCGCACGGTACCAGCTTGCGTGGTTTGGTAAAGCACATTCAAG ACGCAGATATCATGAAGTTCAACCTGCCGAACAGTATTCCGTTCATCATCGACTTCGACGAATCGATGAAGATGGTTGGTGGCATCCGGTTCCTGGCGAACGACGAAACGGTACTAAAGGCAATGGAGAAGGTGGCCTCGATCGGTGGCAAGTAG
- the LOC125763024 gene encoding 2,3-bisphosphoglycerate-dependent phosphoglycerate mutase-like isoform X1: protein MHKATYSVTFVRHGESEWNKMNLFCGWHDVGLSEEGEWDALEVSAAALKRETMCFDIAFTSCLRRANQTLDIILKELNLSEIPVRQLWRLNERHYGALTGFNKRQMADIYGEEQVQVWRRSFNVPPPAIEPTNPYYHAIKSNPRLRHINENDFPSTETLETTMERVVPEWTDSIIPEVRAGKRVLVVAHGTSLRGLVKHIQDISDADIMKFNLPNSIPFIIDFDESMKMVGGIRFLANDETVLKAMEKVASIGGK, encoded by the exons ATGCACAAAGCAACGTACAGTGTTACCTTCGTTCGCCATGGCGAAAGCGAATGGAATAAGATGAACCTTTTCTGCGGCTGGCACGACGTAGGCCTCAGCGAGGAAG GTGAATGGGACGCCCTGGAAGTGTCGGCCGCCGCACTGAAGCGAGAAACCATGTGTTTCGATATCGCATTCACTTCCTGCCTGCGCCGTGCTAACCAAACGTTGGACATTATCCTGAAGGAGCTGAACCTGAGCGAAATTCCGGTCCGGCAGCTGTGGCGCCTAAACGAACGTCACTACGGTGCACTGACCGGTTTCAACAAACGGCAGATGGCCGATATCTACGGTGAGGAACAGGTGCAGGTGTGGCGCCGTAGTTTCAACGTACCACCACCGGCCATCGAACCGACCAATCCGTATTACCATGCAATCAAGAGCAATCCCCGGTTGCGGCACATCAACGAGAATGATTTCCCATCGACCGAGACACTCGAAACAACCATGGAGCGGGTCGTGCCAGAGTGGACGGACTCCATCATACCGGAGGTTCGCGCTGGCAAGCGTGTGCTAGTGGTGGCGCACGGTACCAGCTTGCGTGGTTTGGTAAAGCACATTCAAG ATATTTCAGACGCAGATATCATGAAGTTCAACCTGCCGAACAGTATTCCGTTCATCATCGACTTCGACGAATCGATGAAGATGGTTGGTGGCATCCGGTTCCTGGCGAACGACGAAACGGTACTAAAGGCAATGGAGAAGGTGGCCTCGATCGGTGGCAAGTAG